CGTCATGACAGTGTGCAACAGGGCATGGAGAAAGGTGATAAACCAGGACCCGGCCACCAGGAAGACGCAGAGCTGCGGGTTTACGGTAGTGGTGTAATATAAAGGATGGCAGATGGCCACATACCGGTCAAAAGCCATGGCCGTTAAGAGGAAACTGTCCATAAaggcaaaaaaaattaaaaagtaagCTTGCGTCAGGCAGCCAGTGTAGGAGATGGTTTTCTTCCGGGTCTGGATGTTGAGCAGCAtcttggggagggtggtggtcgtGAGGCAGAGGTCCACAAAAGATAGTTTGctcaggaagaagtacatgggtgtGTGAAGGTGAGAGTCGAATCCAATGGCCAGGATGATAAGCAGATTTCCTAGCACTGCGATGAGGTACATGAAGAAAAATAGCCCAAAGATGAATGGCTGCTGCTGTGGATCATCAGAAAATCCCAGGAGGATGAATTCAGAAATCATTGTTTGGTTTCCCTTTGCCAGGTGTCTCATATCTGCTGGGAGAAAAATACGGAGAAAAAGAGTGAAAAACATCTAACCCGAGATGGATCGTGTGTACGCTGGGCAAAGTGCTTTTTATGAAAACTAATTTTCAGTAGAATATTCCACTTTAGGCCCCAGATATGCAAAGTTACATATATCCCAATCTAACTTTAGGAGGATTGTACTGGGCGGacagattgggaatcaggagtttCACCTCTTCTTGTTGTGTTGGAAAGCAGGTCTTCTTATGCAGAATGCAAAATCACCTTCAATCACTTTCCTATAATGCGGTAGTTGTGTTCTTAAAGAACTTTGCAGTAAGGCAaaattacattaataataataatgttggtatttgttaagtgcttactatgtgccgagcactgttctaagcgctggggtagacataggggaatcaggttgtcccacgtggggctcacagtcttaatccccattttacagatgagggaactgaggcacagagaagttaagtgacttgcccacagccacacagccgacaagtggcagagctgggattcgaactcatgagccctgactccaaagcctgtgctctttccactgagccacgctgcttctccattattgtACTCAAGTCATGCAGACACCCTGAGCAACCATTTCTTCAAACTAgcttatgttcattcaatagtatttattgagcgcttactatgtgcacagcactgtactaagcacttagaatgtacaaatcggtaacagatagagacagtccctgccctttgacgggcttaaagtctgcagataataataataatagctatttgttaagcacttactgtgtgccaggaattgtactaagctctggggtggatacaagcaaatggggttggatacagaccctgtcccatgtggggctcacagtctcaaaccccattttacagatgaggtaactgaggaacagagaagtaaa
This genomic stretch from Ornithorhynchus anatinus isolate Pmale09 chromosome X1, mOrnAna1.pri.v4, whole genome shotgun sequence harbors:
- the LOC100681910 gene encoding olfactory receptor 24-like is translated as MISEFILLGFSDDPQQQPFIFGLFFFMYLIAVLGNLLIILAIGFDSHLHTPMYFFLSKLSFVDLCLTTTTLPKMLLNIQTRKKTISYTGCLTQAYFLIFFAFMDSFLLTAMAFDRYVAICHPLYYTTTVNPQLCVFLVAGSWFITFLHALLHTVMTARLSFCGDNEIPHFYCDLTPLLKLSCSDISTNEVLIFTVTVLLGSAPAMCIVVSYIRIVSAVLKIPSAEGKQKVFSTCGSHLTVVTLFYGAGMGVHFQPSSIQSKHEDLLASVLYTVVTPMLNPFIYSLRNKDMKGALRKLFSCETIPMQKL